A genomic region of Nostoc sp. UHCC 0702 contains the following coding sequences:
- a CDS encoding response regulator: MIKKRILVVDNEVYIQEVAKICLETVADWEVVTASSGQEGITQAEAYQPDAILLDVMMPDMDGITTFEKLQANPATKGIPVILLTAKVQASDRRRYAQLGMKAAIAKPFNPLELANQVATALGWNQEN, from the coding sequence ATGATAAAAAAGCGAATTCTAGTGGTTGATAACGAGGTGTATATTCAAGAAGTCGCCAAGATTTGCTTGGAAACGGTAGCAGACTGGGAAGTGGTAACGGCGAGTTCTGGTCAAGAAGGCATAACTCAAGCCGAGGCTTACCAACCAGACGCGATTCTGCTGGATGTAATGATGCCAGATATGGATGGGATCACTACCTTTGAGAAACTACAAGCAAATCCAGCAACAAAAGGAATTCCAGTGATTTTGTTAACCGCCAAAGTTCAAGCTTCTGACCGTCGCCGCTATGCTCAACTGGGAATGAAAGCTGCGATCGCTAAACCTTTCAATCCGCTAGAATTAGCTAATCAGGTGGCTACAGCCTTAGGTTGGAACCAAGAAAATTAG
- a CDS encoding MFS transporter, whose product MAKTTTIPKLQVFIIIWLGQIISLFGSGLTGFALGVWVYQQTASTTLLGLVSLFTALPGILLSPIAGAFVDRAERRWIMILSSCGGGLATLFLALLSLTDRLNIWHIYIGMSVISVCSSLQYLAASAAITLLVPKRHLGRASGMVQIGEASARVFAPALAGLLVLTLHIQGVLLIDFASYLFAVVTLLFIQFPEVADIKDRAKKASLFQETIYGWNYILAHPGLLALLLFFALGNFVLGMGTVLVTPMLLAFASPAVLGNVLSTGGSGMFIGSIVMSVWGGPKKRVYGMFCFGLLQGVCIILLGLRPSIPLIAVAAFGVFFSVPIITASSQAIWQSKVAPEIQGRVFAARRMIAWSSFPLAYVLAGPLADYVFEPLLAKEGLLASSVGRIVGVGSGRGIGLLFIVLGIITVIVTISGYLYRPLRTVEKEIPDIVLTK is encoded by the coding sequence ATGGCAAAAACTACTACAATCCCGAAACTACAAGTCTTCATCATTATTTGGTTAGGACAGATCATCTCACTTTTCGGCTCAGGACTTACAGGCTTCGCCTTGGGTGTTTGGGTTTACCAACAAACAGCATCCACAACACTGCTGGGGCTGGTTTCTTTGTTTACTGCATTGCCTGGGATATTACTATCACCCATCGCTGGTGCTTTCGTAGACCGCGCTGAACGACGCTGGATAATGATACTTAGTAGCTGTGGCGGAGGTTTAGCTACTTTGTTTCTAGCACTGCTATCGTTAACCGACAGGCTTAACATCTGGCATATTTACATTGGCATGTCCGTGATTTCGGTTTGCAGTAGCTTGCAGTATCTCGCTGCTTCTGCGGCTATCACCTTGCTTGTGCCGAAACGGCACTTAGGCCGTGCCAGCGGCATGGTACAAATTGGGGAAGCATCTGCACGGGTTTTTGCGCCAGCACTAGCTGGGTTACTGGTTTTGACACTGCACATTCAGGGCGTGCTTTTAATTGATTTTGCTTCCTACCTCTTCGCCGTAGTTACATTATTGTTTATCCAGTTTCCCGAAGTTGCAGATATTAAAGACCGTGCAAAGAAAGCTTCACTGTTTCAAGAAACTATCTATGGTTGGAATTACATTCTTGCTCACCCAGGACTGCTAGCGCTATTACTGTTTTTTGCCCTCGGCAATTTTGTCTTGGGAATGGGTACTGTACTAGTGACACCAATGCTCTTGGCTTTTGCTTCACCCGCAGTACTTGGTAATGTCTTGTCCACTGGTGGTAGTGGTATGTTCATCGGTAGTATTGTCATGAGCGTGTGGGGAGGCCCCAAGAAGCGCGTCTATGGCATGTTCTGCTTTGGACTCCTACAAGGAGTTTGCATCATCTTGTTGGGGTTGCGTCCTTCTATACCATTAATTGCAGTCGCCGCCTTTGGCGTTTTTTTTAGTGTGCCAATTATTACTGCTTCTAGCCAAGCAATTTGGCAGAGCAAAGTAGCGCCAGAGATTCAAGGACGGGTCTTTGCTGCGCGCCGGATGATTGCCTGGTCATCCTTTCCACTCGCTTATGTTTTGGCTGGGCCGCTAGCTGACTATGTATTTGAGCCACTGTTGGCTAAGGAAGGTCTACTTGCAAGCAGTGTCGGCAGGATTGTTGGTGTTGGAAGCGGGCGTGGCATTGGCTTATTATTTATAGTTCTAGGAATAATTACTGTTATAGTTACAATTTCTGGTTATTTATATAGACCTCTGCGGACAGTAGAAAAAGAAATCCCGGATATAGTTTTGACTAAGTAA
- a CDS encoding fatty acid desaturase family protein encodes MSNDALTQPELLDNKPDKQYNARQILSVQELNTFNDRSNSKGLIHLIGHLTIIGCSGYLWATNWGNWLIAIPALLVYGFGLAAMFAPMHEGVHRTPFANNNLNDAVAWCAGLLSFYNSTFYRHYHKWHHLYTRVPGKDPELTDLTPHNLGEYLLVLSGLPWWVDKIRGHVGIALGQVDDYPFIPETARVEVIRSTRWQLGIYAGAIAVSIAVSQPWFILYWLLPLFVGQPILRFLLLAEHTGCSLDANLLTNTRVTLTLWPVQFLMWNMSFHAVHHLYPSIPFHTLPKAYEKLSSHFTHVDPGYIKVNRDILAQLGQLEG; translated from the coding sequence ATGTCTAATGATGCACTGACTCAGCCGGAATTATTAGATAATAAACCTGATAAACAGTACAATGCCCGCCAGATTCTCAGTGTACAAGAATTAAATACTTTCAACGATCGCTCTAACTCCAAAGGACTAATTCATTTAATTGGACATCTCACTATCATCGGATGCAGCGGCTACCTGTGGGCGACAAACTGGGGCAATTGGTTAATAGCAATACCAGCACTGCTAGTCTACGGCTTCGGTTTAGCTGCGATGTTTGCACCGATGCATGAAGGTGTTCACAGAACTCCTTTTGCTAACAATAATTTAAATGATGCTGTGGCTTGGTGTGCGGGATTACTCTCTTTTTACAACAGCACATTTTATCGTCATTACCACAAATGGCATCATCTTTATACTAGAGTTCCTGGTAAAGACCCGGAACTCACCGACTTGACACCGCACAACTTGGGGGAATATTTGTTAGTGCTTAGCGGTTTACCTTGGTGGGTGGACAAGATACGCGGACATGTCGGCATTGCCCTTGGTCAAGTTGACGATTACCCATTTATACCAGAAACAGCAAGAGTAGAAGTGATTCGCTCGACTCGCTGGCAATTGGGTATTTATGCAGGAGCGATCGCAGTTTCCATTGCAGTGAGTCAGCCTTGGTTTATACTTTACTGGCTACTGCCACTGTTTGTAGGTCAACCGATTCTGCGTTTTCTTCTCCTAGCGGAACACACAGGTTGCTCTCTTGACGCTAACCTGCTGACAAATACCCGTGTCACCCTGACGCTTTGGCCTGTACAGTTTCTCATGTGGAATATGTCATTTCATGCAGTACACCATTTGTACCCTTCAATTCCATTCCACACACTGCCAAAAGCTTATGAAAAGTTGAGTTCACACTTTACCCACGTTGATCCTGGCTACATCAAAGTCAACCGTGATATTCTGGCTCAATTGGGACAGTTAGAAGGGTAG
- a CDS encoding cupin domain-containing protein gives MKVIEFSREHAKLITQFETVSASSVHIGDGVGEAHVYCIYFEPNSAIGRHQAGYGQLFLVISGEGWASGEDNHRVQLSAGQGAYFERGEFHSKGSDTGMTVIMVQVSDINPQTIHIISCPFKHL, from the coding sequence ATGAAGGTTATTGAATTCTCACGCGAACATGCAAAACTAATTACACAGTTTGAAACTGTATCTGCTTCCAGTGTGCATATTGGTGATGGTGTAGGTGAGGCTCATGTGTACTGTATCTACTTTGAGCCTAATAGTGCGATTGGCAGACATCAAGCAGGATATGGTCAATTATTCTTGGTGATTAGCGGTGAAGGTTGGGCATCTGGTGAAGACAATCATCGCGTGCAACTATCAGCAGGTCAAGGTGCTTACTTTGAGCGAGGAGAATTTCACTCTAAAGGTAGCGATACGGGGATGACCGTTATCATGGTACAAGTAAGTGACATCAATCCCCAAACAATACATATCATATCATGTCCGTTTAAACACTTATGA
- a CDS encoding aspartyl/asparaginyl beta-hydroxylase domain-containing protein, with the protein MNNLVSIVFKKLEKYLLPNFSQLVSQYSLVGDAIFFEISQFPWAYELEANWQVIRQELEKVMQYTETLPNFDDISPEQRRIAGDKMWKTYFFYGYGLKSKKNCDRCPETTKLLKRIPGMKLAFFSILAPGKHIPEHRGSLKGVIRYHLALKVPEPQTACRIRICDQIAYWEEGKSLIFDDTFPHEVWNDTNDYRVVLFVDVARPLRFPLSLVNGLLFYLIAISPIVHTAKGNQEQWEQKFEALMK; encoded by the coding sequence ATGAACAATTTAGTCAGTATAGTATTCAAAAAACTAGAGAAATACTTACTACCTAACTTTTCACAGTTGGTTTCTCAGTACTCATTAGTAGGAGATGCCATTTTTTTTGAAATTAGTCAGTTTCCTTGGGCTTATGAGTTAGAAGCGAATTGGCAAGTCATTCGTCAAGAGCTTGAGAAGGTAATGCAATATACAGAGACACTACCAAATTTTGATGATATTTCTCCTGAACAGCGGCGTATAGCTGGCGACAAGATGTGGAAAACCTATTTTTTCTATGGTTATGGTTTGAAGTCTAAAAAGAACTGCGATCGCTGTCCTGAAACTACAAAATTACTTAAGAGAATTCCGGGAATGAAGTTAGCATTTTTCTCCATTCTTGCACCCGGAAAACATATTCCTGAACACCGTGGTTCGCTCAAAGGAGTAATTCGCTATCATTTGGCCCTGAAAGTACCAGAGCCTCAGACAGCTTGTAGAATTCGCATCTGTGACCAAATAGCCTATTGGGAAGAAGGTAAAAGCCTAATTTTTGATGACACCTTTCCTCACGAAGTGTGGAATGATACTAATGATTACAGAGTTGTCTTGTTTGTTGATGTTGCCAGACCCTTACGATTTCCATTGTCGCTAGTTAACGGCTTATTATTTTATCTAATTGCCATATCCCCCATTGTTCATACTGCTAAAGGTAATCAAGAACAATGGGAACAAAAATTTGAAGCGCTGATGAAGTAG